The following are encoded together in the Thermomonas brevis genome:
- a CDS encoding Hemin transport protein has product MPSVAPPGLPRLPHPQQLAALGAVLCLYRSGAGSELEGWSQAARVACERALDNDGLRESLQFFDGEGRCCWRLHLLPDTDFLAWEQAVAGLPESRTTEPELGIGERLWRRVARRLSGPGWRASVLRLHAVSGGPGFADLPLLAASLPRLSACGLDVAGRIVRREGIAGDALFDNPRGRDAASTMKTPEDIHLFDTRMCA; this is encoded by the coding sequence ATGCCGTCCGTCGCGCCGCCCGGCCTGCCGCGTCTGCCGCATCCGCAGCAACTGGCGGCGCTGGGCGCCGTGTTGTGCCTGTATCGCAGCGGCGCCGGCAGCGAACTGGAAGGCTGGTCGCAGGCGGCGCGGGTGGCCTGCGAGCGCGCGCTGGACAACGACGGCCTGCGCGAGAGCCTGCAGTTCTTCGACGGCGAAGGCCGCTGCTGCTGGCGCCTGCATCTGCTGCCGGACACCGACTTCCTGGCCTGGGAACAGGCGGTGGCCGGCCTGCCGGAAAGCCGCACGACGGAGCCGGAGCTGGGCATCGGCGAACGCCTGTGGCGGCGCGTGGCGCGGCGGCTAAGCGGGCCGGGCTGGCGTGCCAGCGTGCTGCGCCTGCACGCCGTGTCGGGCGGACCGGGCTTCGCCGACCTGCCGCTGCTGGCGGCCAGCTTGCCGAGGCTGTCGGCCTGCGGCCTGGACGTGGCGGGCCGGATCGTCCGCCGCGAAGGCATCGCCGGCGACGCGCTGTTCGACAATCCCCGTGGCCGCGATGCGGCATCCACCATGAAAACCCCCGAAGATATCCACTTGTTCGACACGAGGATGTGCGCATGA
- the hemP gene encoding hemin uptake protein HemP yields MIIINCATTFRVPTMSATTIFEPSFRLAPRAIAKPAAPLHGQPTQLESRQLLQGRCEVLIRHGDEVYRLRHTRNDKLILTK; encoded by the coding sequence ATCATTATCATCAATTGCGCCACCACCTTTCGAGTCCCGACCATGTCCGCGACCACGATCTTCGAGCCGTCCTTCCGCCTTGCCCCGCGCGCCATCGCCAAGCCCGCGGCGCCGTTGCACGGCCAGCCGACGCAGCTGGAAAGCCGGCAGCTGCTGCAAGGGCGATGCGAGGTGCTGATCCGCCACGGCGACGAGGTCTACCGCCTGCGCCACACCCGCAACGACAAGCTGATCCTCACCAAGTAA
- a CDS encoding TMEM165/GDT1 family protein, with the protein MFDALLVSAGTVALAEIGDKTQLLALLLAARFRRPWPIVAGILVATLLNHALAGWVGTLVAHWLTPDVLRWIVAISFIAIALWTLKPDKLDEDEKLPAHGAFIATTIAFFIAEIGDKTQVATILLAAKYSPLWQVVAGTTVGMLLANVPVVALGSRFAAKLPLKAARIAAACVFLALGLWAALAGIGA; encoded by the coding sequence ATGTTCGACGCACTGCTCGTTTCCGCCGGCACCGTGGCGCTGGCCGAGATCGGCGACAAGACGCAACTGCTCGCCCTGCTGCTGGCCGCGCGCTTCCGCCGCCCGTGGCCGATCGTGGCCGGCATCCTGGTCGCCACCCTGCTCAACCACGCGCTGGCCGGCTGGGTCGGCACGCTGGTGGCGCACTGGCTGACGCCCGACGTGCTGCGCTGGATCGTGGCGATCAGCTTCATCGCCATCGCGCTGTGGACGCTGAAGCCGGACAAGCTCGACGAGGACGAGAAACTGCCCGCGCACGGCGCCTTCATCGCCACCACCATCGCCTTCTTCATCGCCGAGATCGGCGACAAGACGCAGGTGGCGACGATCCTGCTGGCCGCGAAATATTCGCCGCTGTGGCAGGTGGTCGCCGGCACCACCGTCGGCATGCTGCTGGCGAACGTGCCGGTGGTCGCGCTGGGCAGCCGCTTCGCGGCGAAGCTGCCGCTGAAGGCCGCGCGCATCGCCGCCGCCTGCGTGTTCCTGGCGCTGGGGCTGTGGGCGGCGCTGGCCGGAATCGGCGCCTGA
- a CDS encoding GGDEF domain-containing protein: protein MNIIGLGLREFWQRLRAPPDALMLEIGVGGELLVAKLRAGLSLALLLLPLVNIATGEYTPSEGIAGMFGVILAVAASQALLVLAHQQRRFRWLPWLTTSYDVSLTTFVLALLAPGSLAASLNSMVVWAFYLIAICMTALRNDGRLTLYTGALAILQYAALAAVVFALARAPEQLASADYGTARVSTVLQRLLLIGVMTAITATVVYRMQRLVELSGTDGLTGLPNRTLLVHHFPGVLDGARENGGSLTLGLVNLDYFRRINDEAGPAIGDHALRHAVGVLRESLEGGDLLVRLGGEEFALLMPLPAGRAWERLETMRRDLATRPFVPGQDASPLRLTFSAGLASWPQDGADLSQLMRRADLRLSQAKLEGRNRVVAR from the coding sequence GTGAACATCATCGGACTCGGACTGCGTGAGTTCTGGCAGCGGCTGCGCGCGCCGCCGGACGCGCTGATGCTGGAGATCGGCGTCGGCGGCGAACTGCTGGTGGCGAAGCTGCGCGCCGGCCTGTCGCTGGCATTGCTGCTGCTGCCGCTGGTCAACATCGCGACCGGCGAATACACGCCGTCGGAAGGCATCGCCGGGATGTTCGGGGTGATCCTGGCGGTGGCGGCCTCGCAGGCGCTGCTGGTGCTGGCCCACCAGCAGCGCCGCTTCCGCTGGCTGCCGTGGCTGACCACCAGCTACGACGTCTCGCTGACCACCTTCGTGCTGGCGCTGCTGGCACCCGGCTCGCTGGCCGCCAGCCTCAACAGCATGGTGGTGTGGGCGTTCTATCTGATCGCGATCTGCATGACCGCGCTGCGCAACGACGGCCGGCTCACGCTCTACACCGGCGCATTGGCGATCCTGCAGTACGCGGCGCTGGCGGCGGTGGTGTTCGCGCTCGCGCGCGCGCCGGAGCAGCTGGCGTCGGCGGACTACGGCACCGCGCGGGTGTCGACCGTGCTGCAGCGACTGCTGCTGATCGGGGTGATGACCGCGATCACCGCCACCGTGGTCTACCGCATGCAGCGGCTGGTGGAGCTGTCCGGCACCGATGGCCTGACCGGGCTGCCCAACCGCACCCTGCTGGTGCACCACTTTCCCGGCGTGCTCGACGGCGCGCGCGAGAACGGCGGTTCGCTGACACTCGGCTTGGTCAACCTCGACTACTTCCGCCGCATCAACGACGAAGCCGGTCCCGCAATTGGCGACCATGCGCTGCGCCACGCCGTCGGCGTGCTGCGCGAGAGCCTGGAAGGCGGCGACCTGCTGGTGCGGCTGGGCGGCGAGGAATTCGCACTGCTGATGCCGCTGCCGGCCGGGCGCGCCTGGGAGCGGCTGGAAACGATGCGCCGCGATCTCGCCACCCGGCCGTTCGTGCCCGGCCAGGACGCCTCGCCGCTGCGGCTCACCTTCAGCGCCGGGTTGGCCAGCTGGCCGCAGGACGGCGCCGACCTGTCGCAGCTGATGCGGCGCGCCGACCTGCGCCTGTCGCAGGCCAAGCTGGAAGGCCGCAACCGCGTGGTGGCGCGCTGA
- a CDS encoding nucleoside permease: MSLKLRLTIMNFLQFFIWGAWLITIGAYWFQHKQWSGTSFGAIFSTMGISALFMPALMGVVADKWINAEKLYGLLHLAGAVMLFFVPTVNDPHTMFWVMLATMICYMPTISLAIAVAYNAIKRDGLDVVRDYPPIRVWGTVGFIAALWTTSLLKLETSPGQFYIASIASLALGLYAFTLPPCPPTLGKAQARSLVDVLGLSSFRLFRDRNMAVFFVFAMLLGAALQLTNAYGDTFLHDFAGVDAYKDTLAVKYPAIIMSISQISETLFILTIPFFLKRFGIKTVMTISMLAWFLRFGLFAYGNPGSGLWMIVLSCIVYGMAFDFFNISGSLFVEQQADPRIRASAQGLFMLMTNGIGAVLGSAISGWMIDRWFTDAAGAKDWHGIWTTFALYSLAMAVAFVPLFRHRHDPHKAVPAHGAADVGNP; the protein is encoded by the coding sequence GTGAGCCTGAAGCTGCGCCTGACCATCATGAACTTCCTCCAGTTCTTCATCTGGGGGGCGTGGCTGATCACCATCGGCGCCTACTGGTTCCAGCACAAGCAGTGGTCGGGCACCAGCTTCGGCGCGATCTTCTCGACCATGGGCATCAGCGCGCTGTTCATGCCGGCGCTGATGGGCGTGGTGGCCGACAAGTGGATCAACGCCGAGAAGCTCTACGGCCTGCTGCACCTGGCCGGCGCGGTCATGCTGTTCTTCGTGCCGACGGTGAACGACCCGCACACCATGTTCTGGGTGATGCTGGCGACGATGATCTGCTACATGCCGACCATCTCGCTGGCGATCGCGGTAGCCTACAACGCGATCAAGCGCGACGGCCTGGACGTCGTGCGCGACTATCCGCCGATCCGCGTCTGGGGCACGGTGGGCTTCATCGCCGCGCTGTGGACGACCAGCCTGCTGAAGCTGGAGACCTCGCCCGGCCAGTTCTACATCGCCTCCATCGCCTCGCTGGCGCTGGGCCTGTACGCCTTCACCCTGCCGCCCTGCCCGCCGACCCTGGGCAAGGCGCAGGCGCGCTCGCTGGTGGACGTGCTGGGGCTGTCCTCGTTCCGCCTGTTCCGCGACCGCAACATGGCGGTGTTCTTCGTGTTCGCGATGCTGCTGGGCGCGGCGCTGCAGCTCACCAACGCCTACGGCGACACCTTCCTGCACGACTTCGCCGGCGTCGACGCCTACAAGGACACGCTGGCGGTGAAGTACCCCGCCATCATCATGTCGATCTCGCAGATCAGCGAAACGCTGTTCATCCTGACCATCCCGTTCTTCCTGAAGCGCTTCGGGATCAAGACGGTGATGACCATCAGCATGCTGGCCTGGTTCCTGCGCTTCGGCCTGTTCGCCTACGGCAACCCCGGCTCCGGCCTGTGGATGATCGTGCTGTCCTGCATCGTGTACGGCATGGCGTTCGACTTCTTCAACATCTCCGGCTCGCTGTTCGTCGAACAGCAGGCCGACCCGCGCATCCGCGCCAGCGCGCAGGGCCTGTTCATGCTGATGACCAACGGCATCGGCGCGGTGCTGGGCAGCGCGATCAGCGGCTGGATGATCGACCGCTGGTTCACCGACGCCGCCGGCGCCAAGGACTGGCACGGCATCTGGACCACCTTCGCGCTGTACTCGCTGGCGATGGCGGTGGCCTTCGTGCCGCTGTTCCGCCACCGCCACGACCCGCACAAGGCCGTGCCCGCGCACGGCGCCGCCGACGTGGGCAATCCCTGA
- a CDS encoding ribokinase produces the protein MPRVFVAGSFNVDHVWRVATLPSPGATLSGSYATGPGGKGFNQAVAARRAGADTRFVCALGLDAGAQLARALCDADGIDLHAATADAPTGTAGIYVDAQGRNCIVIGPGANAALDAEFVAHALAGVAAGDVVLAQLESPLDAVARALDAGRAAGATVLLNPAPANVAIDETMLVRADVLTPNETEFAALLLRHVGERIDADAVGNLDQQRLHALCRELLPHGSVVVTLGASGCFVSHADAEPRGDTATFYRVAAEPAQAIDTTGAGDAFNGALAASLAQRPERAFIEHVRFAGRFAARSTEQAGAALAMPHLVVE, from the coding sequence ATGCCGCGCGTCTTCGTCGCCGGCTCGTTCAACGTCGACCACGTCTGGCGGGTAGCCACGCTGCCGTCGCCGGGCGCGACCCTGAGCGGCAGCTACGCCACCGGCCCCGGCGGCAAGGGCTTCAACCAGGCCGTGGCCGCGCGCCGCGCCGGCGCGGACACGCGCTTCGTCTGCGCGCTGGGCCTTGATGCCGGCGCGCAGCTGGCGCGCGCGCTGTGCGATGCCGACGGCATCGACCTGCACGCCGCCACCGCCGACGCGCCCACCGGCACCGCCGGCATCTACGTCGATGCGCAGGGCCGCAACTGCATCGTGATCGGGCCCGGCGCGAACGCCGCGCTCGACGCCGAGTTCGTCGCGCATGCGCTGGCCGGCGTCGCCGCCGGCGACGTGGTGCTGGCGCAGCTGGAATCGCCACTGGACGCTGTGGCGCGCGCGCTGGACGCCGGCCGCGCGGCCGGCGCGACCGTGCTGCTCAACCCCGCGCCCGCCAACGTCGCCATCGACGAGACCATGCTGGTCCGCGCCGACGTGCTGACCCCGAACGAAACCGAATTCGCCGCGTTGCTGCTGCGCCACGTCGGCGAGCGCATCGACGCCGATGCGGTGGGCAATCTCGACCAGCAGCGCCTGCACGCGCTCTGCCGCGAACTGCTTCCGCACGGCAGCGTGGTCGTCACCCTCGGCGCCAGCGGCTGCTTCGTCTCGCATGCCGACGCCGAGCCGAGAGGCGACACCGCCACTTTCTACCGCGTCGCGGCCGAGCCCGCGCAGGCCATCGACACCACCGGCGCCGGCGACGCCTTCAACGGCGCTCTTGCCGCCTCGCTCGCGCAGCGTCCGGAGCGCGCCTTCATCGAGCACGTCCGCTTCGCCGGCCGCTTCGCCGCACGCTCGACCGAACAAGCCGGCGCGGCGCTGGCGATGCCGCATCTGGTGGTCGAATAG